In the Candidatus Rhodoblastus alkanivorans genome, one interval contains:
- a CDS encoding cation-translocating P-type ATPase: MGQNVTVEDVPTPWHALEAIEAIQRLGTNAETGLDAKEAASRLAKYGLNRLPEGKKQGPFMRFLGQFNNILVYVLLAAGFTKLMLSLWVDAGIIFAVVVLNALLGFIQEGRAEKALDSIRNMLSAEARALRGGEIRMIPAEQLVPGDIVLLESGDRVPADLRLIDAKNLRTEEAALTGESVPAEKTAAAAAEKATIGDRDSMAFSGTMVVSGRATGVAAATGSTTELGRINQLLADVSALETPLLRQIKKFGYKFTAAIGVLSIIIFSYGHWLGHMTFVELFQAVVGIAVSLIPEGLPALITITLAIGVQRMAQRNAIVRRLPAVETLGSVSRICSDKTGTLTLMEMMVTSVVTADSAYEVTGDGYAPEGEVRESGQKIGEPALPLKLMGRVSMLCNDAELFQDGGAWKVEGDPTEGALYPFATKLGMAREAEKASLPRIDAIPFESEHKFMATLHRAADGHQILLVKGAPEVILEHCDRQQTAAGPAPLDRDHFAREGDRLAAQGERVLGLAWLENPGLVTGSLKPSDLPKNLVLVGLAGLLDPPRKEAIEAVKECHRGGIRVTMITGDHKITAAAIARMLGIGDGKTAVAGAEIEAMNDAALQDCVRDVDVFARASPEHKLRLVKAIQANRQIVAMTGDGVNDAPALKKADIGVAMGIKGTEVTKEAAGMILADDNFASIGAAVKEGRTVYNNIEKAMLFLLPTNVAQALVIAVAIFLGFTLPITAPQVLWVNMVTSVALGLVISFEPHEADVMTRPPRSVDRPIVTGFGLWRILFVGVALLAYTLAAFFQMKAYGASDGLARTVAVNAITFGQVFYLLNSRYLITSSLSLTAHQGNRFLPLGVGAVVVLQLLFTYAPPFQALFGNESVPLWVWPWLLVGGAIFFLAVEAEKAIIRSSPVLRSAVVSIEAGKAKPG, translated from the coding sequence ATGGGACAGAATGTGACAGTCGAGGACGTCCCGACACCGTGGCACGCCTTGGAGGCGATCGAGGCCATCCAGCGGCTTGGAACAAATGCCGAGACCGGCCTCGACGCGAAGGAGGCCGCAAGCAGGCTGGCGAAATACGGGCTGAACCGCCTGCCCGAAGGCAAGAAGCAGGGGCCGTTCATGCGGTTCCTCGGTCAGTTCAACAATATTCTTGTCTATGTGCTGCTCGCCGCCGGCTTCACGAAGCTGATGCTGAGTCTTTGGGTCGACGCCGGCATCATTTTCGCCGTGGTCGTGCTCAACGCCTTGCTCGGCTTCATTCAGGAGGGCCGCGCCGAAAAAGCGCTCGACTCCATCCGCAACATGCTTTCGGCGGAAGCGCGTGCTTTGCGCGGCGGCGAAATCCGCATGATCCCGGCCGAACAGCTCGTTCCCGGCGACATCGTGCTGCTGGAATCGGGCGACCGCGTCCCGGCCGATCTGCGCCTGATCGACGCCAAGAATCTGCGCACCGAAGAGGCCGCCCTTACCGGCGAGTCCGTGCCCGCGGAGAAGACGGCCGCCGCCGCGGCCGAGAAGGCGACGATCGGCGATCGCGACAGCATGGCCTTTTCCGGGACGATGGTGGTTTCGGGCCGCGCGACCGGCGTGGCGGCAGCCACGGGCAGCACCACCGAACTCGGCCGCATCAACCAGCTTCTGGCCGATGTCAGCGCGCTGGAGACGCCGCTGCTGCGCCAGATCAAGAAATTCGGCTATAAGTTCACCGCCGCGATCGGCGTGCTCAGCATCATCATCTTCTCCTATGGCCATTGGCTCGGCCACATGACTTTCGTCGAGCTGTTCCAGGCGGTGGTCGGCATTGCCGTGTCGCTGATCCCGGAAGGCCTGCCCGCGCTCATCACGATCACGCTCGCCATCGGCGTCCAGCGCATGGCGCAACGAAACGCCATCGTCCGGCGCCTGCCGGCGGTCGAGACGCTCGGCTCGGTGTCGCGCATCTGCTCGGATAAGACCGGCACTTTGACCCTCATGGAAATGATGGTCACGTCGGTCGTCACCGCGGATTCGGCTTATGAAGTGACGGGCGACGGCTATGCGCCGGAAGGCGAAGTGCGCGAAAGCGGCCAGAAAATCGGCGAACCCGCCCTGCCGCTGAAGCTGATGGGGCGAGTCTCCATGCTCTGCAATGACGCCGAATTGTTTCAGGACGGCGGCGCCTGGAAGGTCGAGGGCGATCCGACCGAAGGCGCGCTCTATCCCTTCGCGACCAAGCTCGGCATGGCGCGCGAGGCCGAGAAGGCCTCCCTGCCGCGCATTGACGCCATCCCGTTCGAATCCGAGCACAAATTCATGGCGACGCTGCATCGCGCGGCGGACGGACATCAAATCCTGCTGGTCAAGGGCGCGCCGGAAGTCATTCTCGAACATTGCGACCGCCAGCAGACGGCCGCCGGCCCCGCGCCCCTGGATCGCGATCATTTCGCCCGCGAGGGCGACCGGCTCGCGGCCCAGGGCGAACGCGTGCTCGGCCTCGCCTGGCTGGAAAACCCCGGCCTCGTTACGGGGAGCCTCAAGCCCTCCGACCTGCCGAAGAACCTGGTGCTGGTCGGCCTCGCCGGCCTGCTCGACCCGCCGCGCAAGGAGGCGATCGAAGCGGTCAAGGAATGTCACCGCGGCGGCATCCGCGTCACCATGATCACCGGCGACCACAAGATCACCGCGGCGGCCATCGCCAGGATGCTCGGCATTGGCGACGGCAAGACGGCGGTCGCCGGCGCCGAGATCGAGGCGATGAACGACGCGGCCTTGCAGGACTGCGTCCGCGACGTCGATGTCTTCGCCCGCGCAAGCCCCGAGCACAAATTACGGCTGGTGAAGGCGATCCAGGCCAACCGCCAGATCGTCGCCATGACCGGCGACGGCGTGAACGACGCGCCGGCGCTGAAAAAGGCCGACATCGGCGTCGCGATGGGGATCAAGGGCACCGAAGTCACCAAAGAGGCCGCCGGCATGATCCTCGCCGACGACAATTTCGCCTCGATCGGCGCGGCGGTGAAGGAAGGCCGCACCGTTTACAACAATATCGAAAAGGCGATGCTGTTCCTGCTGCCGACCAATGTCGCGCAGGCCCTGGTCATCGCGGTCGCGATCTTCCTGGGCTTCACTTTGCCGATCACCGCGCCGCAGGTTCTGTGGGTCAATATGGTGACCTCGGTGGCGCTCGGCCTCGTCATCTCCTTCGAGCCGCATGAGGCCGACGTCATGACCCGCCCGCCGCGCTCGGTGGACCGGCCGATCGTGACCGGCTTCGGGCTGTGGCGCATTCTCTTCGTCGGCGTGGCCCTGCTGGCCTATACGCTCGCAGCCTTCTTCCAGATGAAGGCCTATGGCGCATCGGACGGTCTTGCCCGCACCGTCGCGGTCAACGCCATCACCTTCGGCCAGGTTTTTTACTTGCTGAACAGCCGATACCTGATCACCTCCTCGCTGTCCCTGACGGCGCATCAGGGCAACCGCTTCCTGCCGCTTGGCGTCGGGGCGGTCGTCGTGCTGCAATTGCTGTTCACTTATGCGCCGCCGTTCCAGGCGCTGTTCGGCAATGAATCGGTCCCGCTTTGGGTCTGGCCGTGGCTGCTCGTCGGCGGCGCCATCTTCTTCCTCGCGGTCGAGGCGGAAAAGGCGATCATCCGCTCTTCGCCGGTCCTGCGCTCGGCGGTCGTCTCGATCGAGGCGGGCAAAGCCAAGCCGGGGTGA